The following coding sequences are from one Motacilla alba alba isolate MOTALB_02 chromosome 4, Motacilla_alba_V1.0_pri, whole genome shotgun sequence window:
- the PPP1R3B gene encoding protein phosphatase 1 regulatory subunit 3B isoform X1 yields the protein MHCTRVLDYFPHKQAMAVDVAMQLYLCSSPLRREKCACKIAPKPSKPLRPCIQLSSKAALNGPEEAANSFTHSKAKKRVSFADSRGFALTMVKVFSEFEDPLDIPFNITELIDNIVGLTTVEKDSFVLDFVQPSVDYLDFRNRLQTDCVCLENCMLKEKSIVGTVKVKNLAFEKTVKIRMTFDTWKSFVDHPCQYVKDTYGGSDQDTFSFDISLPEGIQSHERVEFAISFECDGKVHWDNNRGTNYRIIRSELKSAQEAVRPPQAPDFGSAFDRFGSPRCSYGLFPEWPSYSGYEKLGPYY from the coding sequence AGTGTTAGACTATTTCCCTCACAAGCAAGCGATGGCTGTGGACGTGGCGATGCAGCTGTACCTGTGCTCCTCGCCCTTGCGAAGAGAGAAGTGTGCCTGCAAAATTGCTCCAAAGCCAAGCAAGCCCCTGCGGCCCTGCATCCAGCTGAGCAGCAAGGCTGCGCTGAACGGCCCAGAAGAGGCTGCAAACTCCTTCACACACAGCAAGGCCAAGAAGAGGGTGTCGTTTGCAGACAGCAGAGGCTTCGCTCTGACGATGGTGAAAGTGTTCTCAGAGTTTGAAGATCCGCTCGATATTCCTTTCAACATCACAGAGCTGATAGACAACATCGTGGGTCTGACAACAGTGGAGAAGGACAGCTTTGTCCTGGATTTTGTTCAGCCCTCCGTAGACTACCTGGACTTCAGAAACCGCCTCCAGACAGACTGTGTCTGTCTAGAAAACTGTATGCTAAAGGAGAAATCTATTGTGGGAACAGTGAAGGTGAAGAACCTCGCTTTTGAAAAGACAGTGAAGATCCGGATGACGTTTGACACGTGGAAAAGCTTTGTAGATCACCCGTGCCAGTATGTCAAGGATACGTACGGAGGGTCGGATCAGGACACGTTTTCCTTTGACATCAGCTTGCCTGAGGGGATTCAATCTCACGAAAGAGTCGAGTTTGCCATTTCCTTTGAGTGTGATGGGAAGGTGCACTGGGACAACAACAGGGGCACAAATTACAGGATCATACGGTCAGAACTGAAGTCTGCCCAGGAAGCTGTCCGTCCCCCACAGGCTCCTGACTTTGGCAGTGCATTTGACCGGTTTGGGAGCCCTCGGTGCTCCTATGGCCTCTTTCCTGAGTGGCCCAGTTATTCAGGCTACGAGAAGCTGGGGCCCTACTATTGA
- the PPP1R3B gene encoding protein phosphatase 1 regulatory subunit 3B isoform X2, producing the protein MAVDVAMQLYLCSSPLRREKCACKIAPKPSKPLRPCIQLSSKAALNGPEEAANSFTHSKAKKRVSFADSRGFALTMVKVFSEFEDPLDIPFNITELIDNIVGLTTVEKDSFVLDFVQPSVDYLDFRNRLQTDCVCLENCMLKEKSIVGTVKVKNLAFEKTVKIRMTFDTWKSFVDHPCQYVKDTYGGSDQDTFSFDISLPEGIQSHERVEFAISFECDGKVHWDNNRGTNYRIIRSELKSAQEAVRPPQAPDFGSAFDRFGSPRCSYGLFPEWPSYSGYEKLGPYY; encoded by the coding sequence ATGGCTGTGGACGTGGCGATGCAGCTGTACCTGTGCTCCTCGCCCTTGCGAAGAGAGAAGTGTGCCTGCAAAATTGCTCCAAAGCCAAGCAAGCCCCTGCGGCCCTGCATCCAGCTGAGCAGCAAGGCTGCGCTGAACGGCCCAGAAGAGGCTGCAAACTCCTTCACACACAGCAAGGCCAAGAAGAGGGTGTCGTTTGCAGACAGCAGAGGCTTCGCTCTGACGATGGTGAAAGTGTTCTCAGAGTTTGAAGATCCGCTCGATATTCCTTTCAACATCACAGAGCTGATAGACAACATCGTGGGTCTGACAACAGTGGAGAAGGACAGCTTTGTCCTGGATTTTGTTCAGCCCTCCGTAGACTACCTGGACTTCAGAAACCGCCTCCAGACAGACTGTGTCTGTCTAGAAAACTGTATGCTAAAGGAGAAATCTATTGTGGGAACAGTGAAGGTGAAGAACCTCGCTTTTGAAAAGACAGTGAAGATCCGGATGACGTTTGACACGTGGAAAAGCTTTGTAGATCACCCGTGCCAGTATGTCAAGGATACGTACGGAGGGTCGGATCAGGACACGTTTTCCTTTGACATCAGCTTGCCTGAGGGGATTCAATCTCACGAAAGAGTCGAGTTTGCCATTTCCTTTGAGTGTGATGGGAAGGTGCACTGGGACAACAACAGGGGCACAAATTACAGGATCATACGGTCAGAACTGAAGTCTGCCCAGGAAGCTGTCCGTCCCCCACAGGCTCCTGACTTTGGCAGTGCATTTGACCGGTTTGGGAGCCCTCGGTGCTCCTATGGCCTCTTTCCTGAGTGGCCCAGTTATTCAGGCTACGAGAAGCTGGGGCCCTACTATTGA